The Naumovozyma dairenensis CBS 421 chromosome 2, complete genome genome segment AACGGAAAATACAcaagtaaacaaaaaaccATAATAGCCTGGCGAAGCATTTTCAGACGTTTAACGCAAGGtataaacaaaatcaaGATAAATAGAACAAAATAGTCTCattatcttttcttttttttaagTAAGTTATCAAcacaacaaataataagattTTCTAAGTCGGTGGAAGTCGTCCCCCCCCTTTATTTGTTGACAAAATAATTGATTCAGAAATACAGAATTTTTGCATTAAGGTTAGACATTAGTAAAAATGGAGGCTAACAGAAACACCTTTTCGCTTCCTCATGAAAATGAACAGAATAGAATCGATCACTTAACTAATCCAATAACAACATCACAACCAAATTTCCCAAATTCTctaaataatgattcaacTTATTCAAACCAAATACTGAAGAATAAAGATGGAAATATGAACAcccaaaataatattaaccCGAATCTAACGGGATCCGACCTAGATAACAACGGGAATAGTGATAGTaccaataatgaaaataacgTGAATAGTACCAATAATGCAAACaataacgataatgataatgataatgacaACGATAACgatgatgacgaagaaTCTCCATCGTATTCTATAGGCACACAAGATCAACCATCTGGCAGTAATAACATAAATATGTCATCTCAACATGTAAAACATACTAGGAAAAAATGGAGAGAACCAGAAGATATCTCATTCTTGAAAGTTATCTTAAATAATGCTCAATTATTAACATATGTGGAATATTTTAAACCAATGAAAAACTTTTGGATAAAATTATCACAAATATTAAGACAGGAATATGGTTATGATAGAAATTCTAGACAATGTCATGATAGATTCAAAGTATTATATCTTAAAGCCATCAAACTGAGAGATCTTCAAGCTGAAACTATCCCAAATTATAATCCtcaaacaaataataatttgaaagcTAATACAGAATTAGAATTTAGATTACTTCAGTTGTTAAATACATTTAATTATCATAATGGGACtattatattgaattctCCTGTCACTTTAGCTGCAGAAACAGATAATAAGAGTCAAATTCCTTTCGTGAATCAAAACTCTAATACAAATCCTCTACGGCCAAACGGTTTTGATCATCCTAATGGTTCAAACCCTAACGctcttaatttttcaaattcaaatgatcAATTGACAAAATTGTCAAGTGCAACTCCTGTAAATCAATTTGCCACACAAGCATCGAGGCCGCCACTGATTGGATCGCAAAGAAACaatcaatttattcaaCCTACACAATCACCTGACCCACAATATCGAGATCCACAAATTAGAAtcattgaagatttaaaagaacaaattaCAGCTTTACgaaatgatattaatgTCTTAAATACAAGGTATCAAGAACAAGcaaattatattcaaacAATTTGGTCTATTATTCAACCGCAAAACCAACATCAACCACCTCAATTAACACCAGCTCCTACTTTATCATatgcaacaacaacatctTCTACTCAATATCCACAATATGACCCTAATACAGGTTCCGCTCAAGATAAATTCCCATCTTTAAGAGGATTCCAAAGGGAacattaaaaatataagtTTAAATCTTCCCCTTTCACTCTCCTTCATGGCCATTCCATTTCtgtttgaagaaattgtaTCAAGGAATACtggaaaatattcattgaaaattacTGACCCGCAGAGTACGAATTGAAGggaaaaaacaatattcCATATCTATATTATGTTATTTACGTCATAGACCATCCCCAaattctatatatatcacTATTCACCCAGttgtttcatattttttgtcaaaaaaacaacaaaaattgaCCAAGAACGGCATTGAGTTGTTTTATTCCAACCTTTATTCAAATcctaaaaaaaatgttgTATTATTACTGAATTCTTATCTAGCTTTTATatactatttttatttcaaatcataTTGATTTTGGTAAATTTATTGTTTGGATTTTTTCTTCGTCTGCATAATTCATGCTCTTAGCAAgtatttttgtttcatatatctttttctttctagATAAAATCATACATATTCGATTATGAAGCATACAATCGAAAACTACATTTTTTCTGTAAATACGAATTATTGCTATtagaatatattcttattagATTTTATTAAGTgttatattaatatatatttgaaaaaaaatctttGAATCCTGCAgtttcttttatttctttttttctatcAGTGTTTGTGTCATACAATTAAACTGGTGATTTAATAGAATCAACATTTTTACTTATAAGCAaagcttcttcttccttccGTCTCTTCAATGCGAGAGCTTTACCATGTCTTATTGGGAATAAAAGTAATAAAGATGACGAAGCGGCTAACGCACCTAAAAATGTAAACACCCCACCATATGTCATTGCAATAGACATCTTACTTAAACATGCGATAAGAATAGCTGACATTAAACATCTGAAAAGATTTAAACAGGCAGTCGCAGTGGAAGATTTAGATGGGAAAAGATCAACAATCAATGTAGATGAGAATGTCAAAAtacaattggaaaataatgatccAAACCCACTGGTAACAAGAACTGCTGCTAATGGTGCCTTCACTGATATACACCAACCAAACGAAACATACCCAGAAGCACTTAACAATAATGTTACTAATGCCGGTTCTAATCTTGCtttgaaaatgttgaaCGTATATTTAGAGTCTGTTGCTATAATCTCTCTGACCGCATCAATATCATGATTGTTTTGTTCGAGCAATACGGCTTCTTGTTCCTTTATCCATTTGTTATGTGCTGccattcttcttctataaATCCAATTTAAGTATCTACCTGATGTTACCACACTGATCAGAGTACAAATACCCGAAGGTAAATAACATAACCCAATTTTTGCAACTGTTAACCCATATCTTTTACTTAAAACAGTGGACAATGCAGTTTGATGTACCGTATTAGTTGAAAATTGCAATCCTGCgacaaataataatatggtAACTTCTGGAATAGTTAAAATCTTGAATGAagcaaaaatatttacattaaTATGTGGTTCTTTGGTTTCTAAATCCGGGTTGTCTAAATGAAGTTTCCTCCTCAAAGGTGGGAAATATAAACTTGGTGCTCTGCTTATTCTATTTGGAGGCATAATGGATCCGTTCCCAACAACTGTCCTCTTAGTTTCAGGTAAGATAATTATAGATGCAACTAGACATACCCCGGAACCAATGGCTAGGAACCAAAAGATAGATCTCCAACTCCATGTTGCAGATAAACCAGCACCGATTAATGCACCGAAGGCGGAACCGATAACTTGGAAACCAGAAACATAACCAACATACCCACCTCTTTCTGCCCTCGTAGTAATATCACCCATAATACCACTGTTGATAGCAATAACTGGTGATATCCCAGCAGCTTGAAGACATCTTAAGACAATAATTTGTGCATAAGTATGAGAACATGCAAGACCAATACATGCACAACAATAAACTAAGACTGATGATAGAACGACTGGTCTTCTTCCCATAGAATCTGCTAAACCACCCATAATACTTGGTGCGATACCttggaaaatgaaataaacTACCACTGTAATGTTGACCATTTCTTCTGTGATATTAAACTCGTTTTCAATTACAGATAAGACAGGATAATATATAGCACCGGCAATGGAAGAGAAGAACCCAGTGAAGGCACATTGTATCACTAAGATCATTTTCTCTGTTGTACCAAATCGAGAATAAGGTGGAGATGCGATATCTGGCTCATTTTGATTTGACTTCGTTTGACATAGTTGATTTTTTGGATTGATATCGGATATATTGATTAcactttcatcatcatcgtcgtTATGATATGATCTAACTTTATGTGTATATCCGTCACTTGATCTTGGTGTTATATCAACTTTTTCCtgttcatttaatttatcaatttgtTCCGACATTTAGCAAATAATGTCGATCAAAAATggtttttttcaatttaatattGTATTTAATATAGTGTTTGAAAACTCTccatattttatttattatgttACATATACTAAGAATAAGATAAAGAACTCCATAACTATTTTATACGTAGTCGTTCACTAGGGGATGAGCTGAGAGATTTGGTTAATCTTCCttccatatatatatattttctctttttgaaatttttcattcggaggaaaaaaatatgccAAGAAAATCTTGAACTACGGGCTTATCACGGGAGAGAATCCAAATAAACTCTGGATAATAAAGAAGGAGTAATTTAATCACTCACGTCCGTAGCTGCCAATATACAACAAGTATGTAAGCTGTCCCTCCCAAATTGTCTGCTTAAGTGGCTTAATGAAATATCATCCCTGGTAAATGTAGGGCATCtcatattattgttattgttagCGTTTGAACAATGTTCGGAAGAAAATACGGAAGTGGCCGAGAACAgtttccattatttttaccCCTCGAACTTCCCATCCGAATAAAATTGAcgtaatttttcttctatttcTACCCCATATTCTTCCGCTGTATGTGGTGTAGGGGTGTTACTTTTATTTCGGTTACTATTATTCCGAAAATCGGAATTAGTTTACCCCATTTTGACACATTCCATTTCCGAACCTCGGAGAACTCATTTTGTAACATTAACTATGGCGAA includes the following:
- the RPI1 gene encoding Rpi1p (similar to Saccharomyces cerevisiae RPI1 (YIL119C); ancestral locus Anc_2.244) — its product is MEANRNTFSLPHENEQNRIDHLTNPITTSQPNFPNSLNNDSTYSNQILKNKDGNMNTQNNINPNLTGSDLDNNGNSDSTNNENNVNSTNNANNNDNDNDNDNDNDDDEESPSYSIGTQDQPSGSNNINMSSQHVKHTRKKWREPEDISFLKVILNNAQLLTYVEYFKPMKNFWIKLSQILRQEYGYDRNSRQCHDRFKVLYLKAIKLRDLQAETIPNYNPQTNNNLKANTELEFRLLQLLNTFNYHNGTIILNSPVTLAAETDNKSQIPFVNQNSNTNPLRPNGFDHPNGSNPNALNFSNSNDQLTKLSSATPVNQFATQASRPPLIGSQRNNQFIQPTQSPDPQYRDPQIRIIEDLKEQITALRNDINVLNTRYQEQANYIQTIWSIIQPQNQHQPPQLTPAPTLSYATTTSSTQYPQYDPNTGSAQDKFPSLRGFQREH
- the NDAI0B03770 gene encoding MFS transporter (similar to Saccharomyces cerevisiae AQR1 (YNL065W) and QDR1 (YIL120W); ancestral locus Anc_2.242) — encoded protein: MSEQIDKLNEQEKVDITPRSSDGYTHKVRSYHNDDDDESVINISDINPKNQLCQTKSNQNEPDIASPPYSRFGTTEKMILVIQCAFTGFFSSIAGAIYYPVLSVIENEFNITEEMVNITVVVYFIFQGIAPSIMGGLADSMGRRPVVLSSVLVYCCACIGLACSHTYAQIIVLRCLQAAGISPVIAINSGIMGDITTRAERGGYVGYVSGFQVIGSAFGALIGAGLSATWSWRSIFWFLAIGSGVCLVASIIILPETKRTVVGNGSIMPPNRISRAPSLYFPPLRRKLHLDNPDLETKEPHINVNIFASFKILTIPEVTILLFVAGLQFSTNTVHQTALSTVLSKRYGLTVAKIGLCYLPSGICTLISVVTSGRYLNWIYRRRMAAHNKWIKEQEAVLLEQNNHDIDAVREIIATDSKYTFNIFKARLEPALVTLLLSASGYVSFGWCISVKAPLAAVLVTSGFGSLFSNCILTFSSTLIVDLFPSKSSTATACLNLFRCLMSAILIACLSKMSIAMTYGGVFTFLGALAASSSLLLLFPIRHGKALALKRRKEEEALLISKNVDSIKSPV